DNA sequence from the Parasphaerochaeta coccoides DSM 17374 genome:
TTTCGCCGATCCAATGAATGCCACAGGAGGTTCCCTTGTCACTATCGTCACCTATCTGAAAAAACAGGGCATCCATCCAAAATCAATCACGTTCATCAATGTCATCAGTGCTTTGAAAGGTTCCCTGCGTATAGTGAGAGCCATAGAAGATGCTTCCGTGCATACCCTTTGGATGGATCCGTCGCTCAACGACCAAGCGTATATCCTGCCCGGACTTGGGGACGCAGGCGACAGGCTGAATGGCGCTGATACATCTGTGAACTCACGAAACATGATTCAGCTGATGGCTGATTACGGAAGTGGCATCATCAACCTGTATAGAGCCCAAGTCAAGGAAATCGAACAGACAGTATTGGGATATTAATTCCAAGGAGCCCCTATGAAAAAGGCCGTCATCATCCTGACTTTTTTTTCGTTCCTTGTCCTTGGCGGTTGCGTGTCAGTTTCCCAACAGCGGGAAACCCTGCTTGCCAAGGCTAATATCTTGCTCAGGGAAGGTAACCGTGAAGATGCGGAAGCCGTCTATCGGCAGATAATCGAGGACTTCGATGATGACGGACGGGCGGGATACAACCTTGTTGCGTTGCTGATGTTCGATGCACGATATGAAGAAGCCTCCGCCATAGCCATGGAAATGTATTCATTGTACCCGGAGAAGATTGAATTTCCAAAAGCCGCCGCCCGTGCCTATACTCTGGCGGGAAATCCTGACGAAGCAGGGAACATCTGGTCCCAACTTGCCGATGCTTACCCCACGGACGGCAACGTACTCAAAGACACCGCTCTCTTTTTCAAAGAACAGGGAAACCTCATCATGTCAAAAGAAATGGCTTTCCGTCTTCTGGAACTCGCCACGCATGATGCGCTGGCATTGGAAATCCTGGCTGCCGCGACAGAGGATGACGGTGGTGCGGAGCCGTGGAAGTCTTTGGCAGAAGATTCCAGATACCTGTCCCGGATTACATGGAATGAAACGCCCTAGGAAAGTGCCTTCAGGGAAAGGATCTTGTCCATTTCAGTGCGCACCATGGCGTCACATCTTTCATTATGCTCGATTCCCGCATGCCCCTTCACCCAGTGCCACGTCAAGGGAAGCCCTGCCGCAAGCTCATCCAGAGTAAGCCAGTATTCCTTGTTCTTTACGGGATCCCTGGAAGCTGTGCGCCACCCGTTCCGTTTCCAAGCGAGAATCCATGTAGTGATTCCGTTTTTCACATATTGGCTGTCGGTTCGGACGGTAATTGAAGATGGAGAAAGGGTTTTAGCGCAGCGTAACGACTCAATGACAGCATTCAGTTCCATCCTGTTGTTGGTCGTGAGGTCTTCTCCTCCGCTGCCTTCGGCAATCAAGGAACCGTTCTTCAGAATCAGGTATGCCCAGCCTCCCGGACCGGGATTACCCGAACAGCCGCCATCAGTATATATTGTCAGATCATTCATTGCATTGCTACCTATAAATGGCATGATACAACGACCAGCCAAACGGGGTCAACGTCACATCAGTCACGTAATCCGGTCTTCTTGATGATATGGTAACCGAACTGAGTGCGGATTGGCGCGCTGACTGCTCCGTGGGATAATTTCTGTACCGCACGCTCAAATTCCCCCACCATCTTTCCAGGACCGAACCAGCCGAGGTCGCCCCCTTTGCTCTTGCTGGGGCAGGTTGAATGTGTCCGGGCAAGAGAGCTGAAATCAGCGCCTCCTTTAATCTGCGCGTAAAGCCTGTCGGCCAGAGCTTTTTCTTTCACCAGAATATGACTTGCTTTCCATTCCATGACGAACCCCTATCATCCGTTGCATCCATTGTATTGTATTCCATTCATGATACCCTGAAATTACCTGTTTTTCCAGCACCGGCCATATTCTACCTGTACTCTGCCTGTACTCGACATAGCAAAAAAACAAGCTTTAAATCATGAAAGAAACAAAAACATCACACAACTGACATGCTATATCCATAGAACTCACGTCCTTTTAATACATGCTATAAACAGCTTGTCTGCCTTGGTGTAGAAGGAGTGGTGGGGTTCCTCTGTGCAAAGGGGAACCTCAGCTTTTTATCCTTCTTGTTTGCTGATTTGTCCGGCCTTGAGCATGTCCATGTAATATCGGCTTTCAATCGCCGATTTTTTTATGCCCAGAGTATTCAACATCTCCTGAAGATTCTCTTGGGCCTTCTTCACGTCTTTCACATCTGGAGCATCGGGCAATACGTACTCCATCTCAAGGAACCAGCCCAAAGGCGAAACTTCCAGCAGCTCAAGATGCAGAGGGAAACCATGAGTTCCTTTTTCCGTAATCCACCAAGCCCATCCCCGCTTTTCTTTCCTGATGTATTCCTGCATGCCCAAAGCGGAACAGAAAGCGAATACTTCCTTCTCTTGCTGTATGTCAACGAAAAATTCCTGTTCGCAGTTGTTTTCAATCCCGTCTGACTGTCCATGAACCTTATGCGTGAAAACAATGCTTCCCTCTTCCTTTTCCTGCTCTCTGTGTTCCTTCACACTACGTACACGAAACCAAGGCCCTCCATGCAGAGGATGGGTGTAATAGACATCTTTCTTGGCAATGACACGGGGAGAAGAAATGCCGGGCAATGTGGAAATAAGCGCTTTTAGAACAAACGGTTCCGTGACACGCGCTTTCAGTTCTATTTCCGAGGACATATCAATCCTTCCACGGAAAAATCATGTTCTTAATGGAACGATGACCGACCTTCTCTCTCTCGTCAAAAAGCAAATCCTCCCAAGGAATATGCTTGCGGTCAGTTTCCGGATGTTCTTCCAGATAATCGTACTTGAACATCAGCAGCTTCACGGCAACCTGACGGCTGAGCAGTATTCCCCCCGTTCCGGGAGTCAGACCGACAAGAACAAGAGACAAGACGCCGGATATGATTCCGTGAAAAATCAGAAACAACGAGAACCCCAGGTTGTCCGCCAAGAGAATGAAACACTTGCGGAAAGTCTTCATGGGACGGTCGCCGCTCATGCGGCAAGCAAGAGGAAAGAAATATTGCATGGCAAGACCGACAATGACGAATACCCAGAAGACAAACATACCAAAGATGAAAGCAAGCGTCGTATTCTGGAGAAAATAAAAAGGTAATACAAAGAAAACAATGAGAA
Encoded proteins:
- a CDS encoding tetratricopeptide repeat protein, which translates into the protein MKKAVIILTFFSFLVLGGCVSVSQQRETLLAKANILLREGNREDAEAVYRQIIEDFDDDGRAGYNLVALLMFDARYEEASAIAMEMYSLYPEKIEFPKAAARAYTLAGNPDEAGNIWSQLADAYPTDGNVLKDTALFFKEQGNLIMSKEMAFRLLELATHDALALEILAAATEDDGGAEPWKSLAEDSRYLSRITWNETP
- the rnhA gene encoding ribonuclease HI → MNDLTIYTDGGCSGNPGPGGWAYLILKNGSLIAEGSGGEDLTTNNRMELNAVIESLRCAKTLSPSSITVRTDSQYVKNGITTWILAWKRNGWRTASRDPVKNKEYWLTLDELAAGLPLTWHWVKGHAGIEHNERCDAMVRTEMDKILSLKALS
- a CDS encoding peptidylprolyl isomerase, whose amino-acid sequence is MEWKASHILVKEKALADRLYAQIKGGADFSSLARTHSTCPSKSKGGDLGWFGPGKMVGEFERAVQKLSHGAVSAPIRTQFGYHIIKKTGLRD
- a CDS encoding CYTH domain-containing protein, which produces MSSEIELKARVTEPFVLKALISTLPGISSPRVIAKKDVYYTHPLHGGPWFRVRSVKEHREQEKEEGSIVFTHKVHGQSDGIENNCEQEFFVDIQQEKEVFAFCSALGMQEYIRKEKRGWAWWITEKGTHGFPLHLELLEVSPLGWFLEMEYVLPDAPDVKDVKKAQENLQEMLNTLGIKKSAIESRYYMDMLKAGQISKQEG